From Echinicola soli, a single genomic window includes:
- a CDS encoding THUMP-like domain-containing protein, whose product MELSTIYTPELFQFVQDHLTEDPAQLLLRHRQSDKFDLKEAVAQIAARQKGLRKLPEWAANEAVIFPPAVSMEQCSSEQTATFKQRLAKGAFLLDLTGGFGVDAYYLGKHFEKVVYVERQEKLAAIADYNFSVLSGMEGTYQVHCDDALAFLKTVKEKADWIYADPARRGGGNQKLYKLADCEPNIISHWDILTQKTHNIMVKASPMLDIKEAIRELPALSEVHVVAVKNEVKELLLVWKEGEKESSRVITWDLPSDEPFRFKLGEEEHATATFSLPEKYLVLPSAAILKAGAFKSFGNRYQLHKLHPHTHLYTTDELAKTSGILGRVFMIQGEVKMDRKTIGKVFPSGQVNVITRNYPMKPEIIKKKFRLKDGGEDYLIACTVQDGTPKAFRCKRMG is encoded by the coding sequence TTGGAGCTATCCACTATATATACGCCGGAACTATTTCAATTTGTGCAGGATCATCTTACTGAGGATCCTGCACAACTGCTTTTAAGGCATCGCCAGTCTGATAAGTTTGACCTTAAAGAAGCCGTCGCACAGATCGCTGCCAGGCAAAAGGGGCTACGGAAGCTCCCTGAATGGGCAGCCAATGAAGCCGTGATTTTTCCTCCCGCTGTTTCGATGGAGCAGTGTTCCTCGGAACAAACCGCCACTTTTAAGCAGCGCCTCGCCAAGGGGGCGTTTTTGCTGGACCTTACCGGGGGATTTGGCGTAGATGCCTACTACCTCGGGAAGCATTTCGAAAAGGTAGTGTATGTAGAAAGGCAGGAAAAACTTGCTGCTATAGCTGATTATAATTTTTCGGTACTAAGTGGGATGGAAGGAACGTATCAGGTGCATTGTGATGATGCTTTGGCATTCCTGAAAACTGTTAAGGAAAAAGCAGACTGGATATATGCGGATCCTGCCAGACGGGGCGGGGGAAATCAAAAGTTGTACAAACTAGCAGACTGTGAGCCTAATATCATCAGTCATTGGGATATCCTTACCCAAAAGACCCATAATATCATGGTCAAGGCATCACCGATGCTGGACATCAAAGAAGCGATCCGAGAATTGCCGGCACTCAGTGAAGTGCATGTGGTGGCGGTAAAAAATGAAGTAAAGGAATTGTTGTTGGTGTGGAAAGAGGGAGAGAAGGAATCTTCCCGTGTGATTACTTGGGACCTGCCTTCCGATGAGCCTTTTCGTTTTAAGCTTGGAGAAGAGGAGCATGCCACAGCCACCTTCAGCTTGCCAGAAAAGTATTTGGTGCTTCCCTCTGCTGCTATCCTAAAGGCGGGGGCTTTTAAGTCTTTTGGAAACCGCTATCAGCTCCATAAACTGCATCCGCATACTCACCTCTACACTACAGATGAACTAGCTAAGACGTCCGGTATTCTAGGAAGGGTATTTATGATCCAAGGGGAAGTGAAGATGGACAGAAAGACCATCGGAAAGGTATTCCCTTCTGGCCAGGTCAATGTCATCACCCGCAACTATCCTATGAAACCTGAAATCATCAAGAAGAAGTTTCGCCTAAAGGATGGAGGGGAAGATTATTTGATTGCCTGTACGGTACAGGATGGTACCCCTAAGGCTTTTCGATGTAAGCGCATGGGCTAA
- a CDS encoding aspartate-semialdehyde dehydrogenase has product MKLAVVGATGLVGSEILEVLAEHNFPFDELLLVASERSAGKKIAFKDKEYTVIGLAQAVSEKPDIAIFSAGGDTSKEWAPKFAEAGTIVVDNSSAWRMDPTKKLVVPEINAKSLKIDDRIIANPNCSTIQMVLALTKLRDRYGIKRVVVSTYQSVTGSGLKAVNQLQDERAGKEGEKAYPHKIDLNVLPHIDVFQDNGYTKEEMKMINETKKIFEDPSIQVTATTVRIPVMGGHSEAVNVEFKEDFDLEEVKELLAATPGVVVEDDVANNVYPMPMNAHKKDEVFVGRLRRDESQPNTLNMWIVADNLRKGAATNAVQIAEYLVKHSLV; this is encoded by the coding sequence ATGAAATTAGCTGTTGTGGGAGCCACAGGTCTAGTGGGCTCCGAGATTCTTGAAGTGCTTGCAGAGCACAATTTTCCTTTTGATGAACTGCTGTTGGTGGCCAGTGAAAGGTCCGCAGGCAAAAAGATTGCATTCAAGGATAAGGAATACACAGTGATAGGTTTGGCTCAGGCGGTTTCTGAAAAGCCAGACATTGCCATTTTCTCTGCAGGAGGGGATACGTCCAAAGAATGGGCACCGAAATTTGCTGAGGCGGGCACTATCGTGGTAGATAATTCTTCTGCTTGGAGAATGGATCCTACCAAGAAACTGGTGGTTCCTGAGATCAACGCTAAATCACTGAAGATTGACGATAGGATCATCGCTAATCCTAACTGCTCGACCATCCAGATGGTATTGGCGCTGACCAAGCTTCGTGATCGCTATGGCATCAAGAGGGTGGTGGTCTCCACTTACCAATCTGTTACCGGTAGTGGTCTCAAAGCAGTGAACCAGCTCCAAGATGAACGTGCAGGAAAAGAAGGTGAAAAAGCTTATCCTCACAAAATTGACCTTAACGTGTTGCCACATATCGATGTGTTCCAAGATAACGGCTACACCAAAGAGGAAATGAAAATGATCAATGAGACCAAGAAGATCTTCGAAGATCCATCCATCCAGGTGACGGCGACTACGGTGAGAATTCCTGTTATGGGAGGTCACTCGGAAGCTGTAAATGTTGAGTTTAAGGAAGATTTTGATTTGGAAGAGGTGAAGGAGCTTTTGGCAGCTACTCCTGGCGTAGTCGTGGAAGATGATGTAGCCAATAACGTTTATCCCATGCCCATGAATGCCCATAAAAAAGATGAGGTGTTTGTAGGTAGACTACGAAGAGACGAGTCTCAGCCAAATACGCTGAACATGTGGATCGTGGCTGATAATCTGAGAAAAGGTGCTGCTACCAATGCTGTTCAGATTGCCGAATACTTGGTAAAGCATAGCCTTGTGTAA
- a CDS encoding lamin tail domain-containing protein, whose product MNTSYCYLLGLCFFAILSALSPLTNVNVSTVPKTQEDITLKSTFIFGAASYGKSFINEVENPKIYYNHSIKSQKLFPFPNNTKVKSPYNHINGRLDPQASPSSPLYGRMVYQNERLLLQTAKKSDAVDFKAIVINEVMAAPKKNNPLPYAEYVEIFNPSDQVIDLGGFYLKDAKKDVKLPAYSMAPEEYLVLVDKDDAQDFEPFGKVLPLSSWPGYTNSQGEVYLCDDNKVIIDSLVYSNKSYGSSSKASDGFSLEVVNPFLTCDQSLLLQASAAPKKGTPGKENSVFDITPDMMGPQVISATVQDSISILVTFDKTLSSSALSAKWTLSNGLNIIQNNFAEGAINAVSLTLDRPLEEKTAYKVTVSDLYDCAGNSVDPAANSATFQLPSLASGGEIILNELLSNPRSGTPKFVEIYNHSSKYIDLNGWKLANIDDGTIDSRKTISDVAKIIAPFDYLVVTKDIAELSLQYPNGKKEKWIELSSLPSYPIKGGAVVLLSPDEKWIERLDYTEKMHHPLIQNPKGISLERFSPEEYGNNPENWHSAAAAAGYATPGYKNSQRFSLEHTGAAISIQPKVFIPEAAGEQPFTTISYELADAGYLGTLRIFGTDGRLVMTICQNELWGTKGFYTWNGTNEKGRRVRPGYYILLAGLVHPNGHVKQIKKTIVVGSKLR is encoded by the coding sequence ATGAACACCTCATATTGCTATTTACTAGGGTTGTGCTTCTTTGCCATACTTTCGGCCTTGTCCCCACTAACAAATGTTAACGTTTCTACAGTTCCGAAAACACAAGAGGACATCACGTTAAAGTCCACATTTATTTTTGGTGCCGCAAGTTACGGAAAATCATTCATTAACGAAGTAGAAAACCCTAAAATATACTATAACCACTCTATAAAGAGCCAAAAACTATTCCCCTTTCCAAATAACACCAAAGTCAAATCACCATATAACCACATAAACGGTCGTTTGGATCCCCAAGCATCCCCCTCCAGCCCTCTATACGGAAGGATGGTGTATCAAAACGAAAGACTCCTGTTACAAACAGCCAAGAAAAGTGATGCGGTGGACTTCAAAGCCATAGTTATCAATGAAGTCATGGCGGCCCCTAAAAAGAACAACCCGTTGCCTTACGCAGAATATGTGGAAATCTTCAATCCCTCGGACCAGGTCATTGACCTGGGTGGCTTCTACCTGAAAGACGCCAAAAAGGACGTGAAGCTGCCCGCGTACTCGATGGCACCAGAGGAATATCTAGTCCTGGTGGACAAAGATGACGCTCAGGATTTTGAGCCATTCGGAAAAGTACTTCCCTTATCCAGCTGGCCAGGCTATACCAACAGTCAAGGGGAAGTCTATCTATGTGATGACAATAAGGTGATCATCGATAGCTTAGTCTACAGCAACAAAAGCTACGGCAGTAGCAGCAAAGCCTCGGACGGGTTTAGCCTGGAAGTGGTCAATCCTTTCCTTACCTGTGATCAATCGTTGCTACTTCAGGCTTCTGCAGCCCCCAAAAAAGGCACACCGGGAAAGGAAAACTCAGTTTTTGACATTACACCTGACATGATGGGGCCTCAGGTGATCAGTGCTACCGTCCAAGATAGCATCAGCATTTTAGTGACCTTTGACAAAACGCTTTCTTCGTCTGCCTTATCTGCGAAATGGACACTCAGTAACGGGCTGAATATTATCCAGAACAACTTTGCCGAAGGTGCTATCAATGCCGTATCACTCACCCTTGACAGGCCATTAGAAGAAAAAACTGCATATAAAGTCACCGTGAGCGACCTGTACGACTGTGCTGGAAATAGTGTAGATCCTGCAGCCAATTCGGCTACCTTCCAGCTTCCTTCTTTGGCATCAGGAGGAGAAATAATCCTCAATGAACTGCTCTCCAATCCTCGCAGCGGTACACCCAAATTCGTAGAAATCTACAACCACAGCAGCAAATACATTGATCTAAATGGCTGGAAACTGGCCAATATTGATGATGGCACCATTGATAGCAGAAAAACCATTTCTGATGTTGCCAAAATCATTGCTCCCTTTGACTACCTGGTGGTCACAAAGGACATTGCAGAATTAAGTCTACAATATCCAAATGGGAAGAAAGAAAAATGGATAGAACTGAGTTCTTTGCCCAGCTACCCGATCAAAGGAGGAGCCGTCGTCTTACTGAGCCCCGATGAAAAATGGATTGAGCGACTGGACTACACCGAAAAGATGCACCATCCGCTCATTCAAAACCCAAAGGGCATTTCATTGGAGCGTTTTTCTCCTGAGGAATATGGCAACAACCCGGAGAACTGGCACTCTGCCGCTGCTGCCGCTGGTTATGCCACGCCAGGGTATAAAAATTCCCAACGGTTCTCACTGGAGCACACCGGTGCCGCTATCAGTATCCAGCCAAAGGTTTTTATTCCTGAAGCAGCTGGAGAACAGCCATTTACTACCATTTCATACGAACTGGCAGACGCTGGGTACCTGGGAACACTCAGGATCTTTGGAACAGACGGCCGGCTAGTGATGACGATTTGCCAAAATGAATTGTGGGGTACCAAGGGGTTTTACACCTGGAACGGCACCAACGAAAAAGGCCGTAGAGTCAGGCCTGGTTACTATATTCTATTGGCCGGCCTTGTCCACCCTAATGGCCATGTGAAGCAGATAAAAAAAACAATTGTAGTGGGAAGTAAGTTGAGGTGA
- a CDS encoding isoaspartyl peptidase/L-asparaginase family protein, with the protein MKRLKVQGLFVIILLLWSACSEKKTDGHKKPIASATGEQPIALVIHGGAGTIRRENMSPEREKAYREKLSEALNAGYAELESGKPALQAVMTAIKVMEDSPLFNAGKGAVFTHDGKNEMDAAIMDGKTRNAGAVAGITTVKNPITAAYEVMVSSPHVFMVGKGAEQFAAEQHLDIVDPEYFRDERRYKQLMRIIDAEKTQLDHSSLREMELEDPYFNDRKYGTVGAVAVDEDGNVAAATSTGGMTNKRYGRVGDVPVIGAGTYADNATCAVSATGHGEFFIRNVVAHEIASIMRYTGKTISDAADEVVMKQLVEMEGSGGVIAVDKNGNIAMPFNSAGMYRGYIKEKGKPHTFIYDDENEGL; encoded by the coding sequence ATGAAGAGATTAAAAGTTCAAGGTTTATTCGTAATTATTCTTTTGCTGTGGTCTGCATGTTCCGAAAAAAAGACCGACGGGCATAAAAAACCCATAGCATCAGCAACCGGGGAGCAGCCTATAGCGTTGGTGATCCATGGAGGGGCGGGGACGATCAGAAGGGAAAATATGTCCCCAGAACGGGAGAAAGCCTATCGCGAGAAGTTGAGTGAAGCCCTTAATGCGGGATATGCCGAGCTGGAGTCAGGCAAGCCCGCGCTACAGGCGGTGATGACAGCCATCAAGGTAATGGAAGACTCTCCGCTTTTCAATGCCGGGAAGGGGGCGGTCTTTACACATGATGGAAAAAATGAAATGGATGCCGCCATCATGGATGGAAAGACGCGCAATGCAGGAGCGGTGGCTGGTATTACTACGGTCAAAAATCCCATTACGGCCGCTTATGAGGTTATGGTGAGCAGTCCACATGTTTTTATGGTGGGTAAAGGGGCCGAGCAATTTGCCGCTGAGCAGCATTTGGATATTGTAGATCCTGAATATTTCAGGGACGAGCGCAGATACAAGCAATTGATGCGAATCATCGATGCTGAAAAGACGCAACTGGATCATTCTTCCCTTAGGGAGATGGAACTCGAAGATCCCTACTTCAATGACAGAAAGTACGGCACGGTGGGAGCCGTGGCAGTGGATGAAGATGGCAATGTGGCCGCTGCCACCTCTACTGGAGGTATGACCAATAAACGCTATGGGAGAGTAGGTGACGTGCCGGTAATCGGAGCCGGTACCTATGCCGATAACGCTACTTGTGCAGTTTCGGCTACTGGGCATGGAGAGTTTTTCATTAGGAATGTGGTGGCCCATGAAATAGCATCCATTATGCGCTACACAGGAAAAACGATCTCTGATGCTGCCGACGAAGTAGTGATGAAGCAGTTGGTAGAAATGGAAGGTAGCGGCGGAGTGATCGCTGTGGACAAAAATGGGAACATCGCCATGCCCTTTAATTCTGCAGGGATGTACAGAGGCTATATCAAGGAAAAAGGAAAGCCTCATACCTTCATCTATGATGATGAGAACGAGGGGCTTTAG
- a CDS encoding TraR/DksA family transcriptional regulator has translation MSQEEKTSYSREELKEFEELINNKLAVAREELNSLKETLSKKNDSGTDFTASTSKLLEDGADTLERESLSQLAARQQKFIINLEKALIRIKNGTYGVCVDTGKLIAKERLKAVPHTMHSIEAKLSKK, from the coding sequence ATGAGTCAAGAAGAGAAAACATCATATTCCAGAGAAGAACTGAAAGAGTTTGAGGAATTGATCAACAACAAACTTGCTGTGGCAAGGGAAGAGCTAAACTCGTTAAAAGAAACGCTTAGCAAGAAGAATGACAGTGGAACCGACTTTACGGCCTCCACATCCAAATTATTGGAAGATGGTGCTGATACACTAGAAAGGGAAAGCCTCAGTCAGCTTGCTGCCCGCCAGCAAAAATTCATTATTAACCTGGAAAAAGCATTGATCCGAATAAAAAACGGAACATATGGCGTCTGTGTGGACACAGGGAAACTTATCGCTAAAGAAAGGCTTAAAGCCGTGCCGCACACCATGCATTCTATCGAAGCTAAACTTTCCAAAAAATAA
- the scpB gene encoding SMC-Scp complex subunit ScpB, with protein sequence MEFLHRHIEALIFCSPSPLGLEDIRRCLSEMFESDVPKDHVEEAIGELQEKYLQDDFSFALEHLGNGYQFLTKPAYQTSISILLKQQSTKRLSTAQMETLSIIAYKQPVTKSEMEQIRGVNCDYSVQKLLEKELVTIKGKSDSIGRPLLYGTSDKFMEYFGINSIKDLPQPKDFSQEENQIGKEQE encoded by the coding sequence GTGGAATTTCTACACAGGCATATTGAAGCATTGATATTCTGTTCACCATCTCCGTTGGGCTTGGAAGATATCCGTAGATGCCTTTCGGAGATGTTTGAATCGGATGTACCCAAGGACCATGTAGAGGAAGCTATTGGAGAGTTGCAGGAAAAATACCTGCAGGATGATTTTTCCTTTGCTTTGGAACACTTGGGTAATGGCTATCAATTTCTGACCAAACCCGCCTATCAAACCAGCATTTCGATCCTCCTCAAGCAGCAATCCACCAAAAGACTGTCCACAGCCCAGATGGAAACGCTCTCTATCATTGCCTACAAACAGCCCGTCACCAAATCCGAAATGGAGCAAATCCGTGGCGTAAACTGTGACTATTCCGTTCAAAAACTCCTCGAAAAAGAGCTCGTGACCATCAAAGGAAAATCCGACAGCATCGGAAGGCCGCTCTTATATGGCACCAGTGACAAGTTTATGGAGTATTTTGGCATCAACAGTATCAAAGACCTCCCCCAGCCAAAAGACTTCAGCCAAGAGGAAAACCAGATCGGAAAGGAACAGGAGTAA
- a CDS encoding pseudouridine synthase, giving the protein MKKHNRNNRDGKRNSGGSSSRTNKSSDFRSQGKPRRTENKFRNSDDDRGKRSNSDFSPLQKYRKDTPSTPKNDKEDETQYKTVYKGRGKDQKPVFGSEKISEHNPRLKGGKFNQNRFIKGNRFDQEEKPEYNLKKVKPQLTKSDSREIRLNKYIANAGICSRRDADKLIEKGEIKVNGEVITELGHRVLLTDKVVYKGKLINPEKPVYVLLNKPKDFITTTDDPMNRKTVMHLVSAACEERIFPVGRLDRNTTGLLLFTNDGELAAKLSHPAEKIRKIYQVTLDNPITKAHIEEIVEGITLEDGLVNVDDIQILSKDRTILGLEIHVGKNRIVRRIFAHLGYEVIALDRVTYAGLTKKDLSRGKWRFLTEKEVINLKFMKK; this is encoded by the coding sequence ATGAAAAAGCATAACAGGAACAACAGGGACGGAAAGAGAAACTCAGGAGGGTCATCTTCCCGCACTAATAAATCTTCCGATTTCCGTTCTCAAGGCAAGCCTAGAAGAACAGAAAACAAATTTAGAAATTCTGACGATGACAGAGGAAAAAGGTCCAATTCAGATTTCTCTCCTCTACAAAAATACCGAAAAGATACGCCAAGTACTCCAAAAAACGACAAAGAAGACGAAACGCAATATAAGACCGTTTACAAAGGCCGTGGCAAAGACCAAAAACCCGTCTTTGGAAGTGAAAAGATAAGCGAACATAACCCTCGTTTAAAGGGTGGAAAATTCAATCAAAACCGCTTCATTAAAGGCAACCGGTTCGATCAGGAAGAAAAACCTGAATACAACCTTAAAAAGGTCAAGCCACAGCTTACCAAGTCAGACAGCAGAGAAATCAGGCTTAACAAATACATCGCCAACGCCGGCATATGCTCCAGAAGAGATGCTGACAAGCTGATCGAAAAGGGAGAGATCAAGGTAAACGGAGAAGTGATCACAGAACTTGGCCATAGAGTACTCCTGACGGACAAAGTGGTTTATAAAGGCAAACTGATCAATCCGGAAAAGCCAGTTTACGTATTGCTGAACAAACCTAAAGATTTCATCACCACCACCGACGACCCCATGAACCGCAAAACGGTCATGCACTTGGTCTCGGCTGCATGTGAGGAAAGGATTTTTCCTGTGGGAAGGCTTGACCGAAACACTACTGGCCTTTTGCTGTTCACCAATGATGGCGAACTGGCTGCCAAGCTCTCTCACCCAGCTGAAAAAATCAGGAAAATCTACCAAGTCACACTTGACAACCCCATTACCAAAGCACATATCGAGGAAATTGTAGAAGGCATTACACTGGAAGATGGACTTGTCAATGTGGATGATATCCAAATACTCTCCAAAGACAGGACCATTTTGGGACTGGAGATTCATGTCGGCAAAAACAGGATTGTGAGAAGGATTTTCGCACACTTGGGATACGAAGTTATTGCCCTTGACAGGGTGACTTATGCCGGTCTGACCAAAAAAGACCTTTCTAGGGGAAAATGGAGATTCCTGACAGAAAAAGAAGTCATAAACCTGAAGTTTATGAAAAAATAA
- a CDS encoding DUF427 domain-containing protein: protein MRAIWNDQVIADSDTTIMIENNHYFPPASIKKPFFTPSETTSSCPWKGEASYFDICVNGETNKDAAWHYYQPKEAAIQIKGYVAFWKGVKITR, encoded by the coding sequence ATGAGAGCCATCTGGAACGACCAAGTAATAGCCGACTCGGACACCACCATTATGATCGAAAACAACCATTATTTCCCACCGGCATCCATAAAAAAACCTTTTTTCACCCCATCAGAGACCACCTCGTCCTGTCCTTGGAAAGGAGAGGCAAGCTACTTTGATATCTGTGTAAATGGTGAGACGAACAAAGACGCCGCCTGGCACTATTATCAACCAAAAGAAGCTGCAATCCAAATCAAGGGGTACGTCGCATTTTGGAAAGGCGTAAAGATAACGAGATAA
- a CDS encoding mercuric reductase — translation MKNYDAVIVGAGQSGMPLAKKISNLGLSVALVEKRAIGGTCINDGCSPTKTMVSSARLAHLVSRAADYGVILPSYHIDQETVKKRKDHIVTLFRGGAEKSLRKNKNIDILMGTATFKDRHTIEITTSAGTTKTIKGEKIFINTGSEPRIPEIDGLDNTPYLTSTTIMELEETPEHLLIMGGGYIGLEFAQMFRRFGSKVTIIDRAGRLVSKEDEDVCKEISQIFSDEGIDTIFNSEVKKVTYQDGFSITSKTPEGDISLKGSHLLVATGRVPSSARLGLENTKVKTSDKGFLHTDDFLKTDENHIYALGDVAGSAPFTHIAYHDAHIAFQHAYKGNGVSKNKRLVPYCVFIDPQLGRIGLNEQEAKTKGIQYKTGKFLMKHAGRALEVDETRGFFKVLVDPESKKILGATILSLDGGEILATLQMAMVGGVTYDTIATLPIAHPTLAESLNNLMGQIE, via the coding sequence ATGAAAAACTACGACGCTGTCATCGTAGGCGCAGGCCAATCAGGCATGCCCTTAGCAAAAAAAATCAGCAATTTAGGCCTTTCTGTTGCCCTGGTTGAGAAAAGGGCCATTGGCGGTACTTGCATCAATGACGGATGCTCACCTACCAAAACCATGGTCAGCTCAGCACGCCTAGCCCACCTCGTCTCCCGGGCAGCGGACTATGGCGTCATCCTGCCCAGCTACCACATTGATCAGGAAACCGTCAAAAAGCGGAAAGATCATATCGTGACGCTCTTTCGGGGCGGAGCTGAAAAAAGCCTCCGAAAAAATAAAAACATCGACATCCTGATGGGAACGGCCACCTTTAAAGACCGTCATACCATCGAAATCACCACCTCAGCAGGAACTACTAAAACGATAAAAGGTGAAAAAATCTTTATCAATACGGGTTCCGAACCTCGAATCCCGGAAATTGACGGCTTGGACAACACCCCATATCTCACCAGCACCACGATCATGGAACTGGAAGAAACACCAGAACACCTCTTGATAATGGGAGGAGGCTACATCGGACTGGAGTTTGCCCAGATGTTTCGCAGGTTTGGCAGCAAGGTTACCATTATTGACCGGGCCGGAAGGCTGGTCAGTAAGGAAGACGAAGATGTATGCAAAGAAATTTCGCAGATCTTTTCCGATGAAGGCATTGACACCATCTTTAATTCAGAAGTAAAGAAAGTCACCTATCAGGACGGCTTTAGCATTACCTCCAAGACTCCAGAAGGAGATATATCCCTTAAAGGCTCACACCTGCTGGTAGCCACCGGAAGAGTACCTTCCTCTGCTCGCCTAGGCCTGGAAAACACCAAAGTAAAAACGAGCGACAAAGGATTCCTCCATACGGATGATTTTCTCAAAACAGACGAAAATCACATATACGCTTTAGGCGATGTAGCCGGAAGTGCTCCATTTACCCATATCGCTTATCATGATGCACATATTGCGTTTCAGCATGCTTATAAAGGAAATGGGGTTTCGAAAAATAAGAGACTTGTGCCTTACTGTGTATTTATCGATCCACAGCTGGGCAGAATAGGCTTAAACGAACAAGAAGCCAAGACCAAAGGCATCCAATACAAAACAGGAAAATTCCTGATGAAACATGCCGGCAGGGCATTGGAAGTAGATGAAACACGTGGCTTTTTTAAAGTCCTGGTAGATCCCGAATCCAAAAAAATCCTTGGAGCCACCATCCTCAGCCTAGACGGTGGTGAAATCCTGGCTACGCTACAAATGGCCATGGTAGGAGGCGTCACCTATGACACGATTGCCACATTGCCCATTGCACACCCTACCTTGGCTGAAAGTTTGAACAATCTAATGGGACAAATTGAATAA
- a CDS encoding DUF4252 domain-containing protein encodes MKKIGLFVALMGMCIVAQAQSKSVGELYEKYEGNEDFFHLDMAGSFFDFADGLDFDFGEDGMATIAKSVDRMKFFKLPVGKNIAKSDFKDLQKGLRKEKYDLMMEVAEKDSQVIIYSKGNDILSDLVLMIAGDDDDDFMVIELEGEFESQALAQTIP; translated from the coding sequence ATGAAAAAGATAGGCTTGTTTGTTGCCCTGATGGGTATGTGTATTGTAGCGCAAGCTCAGAGTAAAAGTGTAGGTGAACTATACGAAAAGTATGAGGGGAATGAAGATTTTTTTCATTTGGACATGGCGGGAAGTTTTTTTGATTTTGCCGATGGACTTGATTTTGACTTTGGGGAAGATGGGATGGCTACCATTGCCAAGTCAGTGGACAGAATGAAGTTTTTTAAGCTTCCTGTGGGAAAGAATATAGCGAAGTCAGATTTCAAGGATCTCCAAAAAGGGCTTCGAAAGGAAAAGTATGACCTCATGATGGAAGTCGCCGAAAAGGACAGTCAGGTGATCATCTATAGCAAAGGGAACGACATTTTGAGTGACTTGGTGCTGATGATTGCCGGTGATGACGATGACGATTTTATGGTCATTGAGTTGGAAGGTGAATTTGAAAGCCAGGCCTTGGCACAGACGATACCTTAA
- a CDS encoding DUF4252 domain-containing protein encodes MKKWISIIVLVMMASAAQAQDDAIVKFFSKYMENDEFSRVYISPKMMQMAGGFLKSAADEGNDKDAQEMGQLISKVRGIRILSGEKVDGKRLYQEAMGTLTQNKYEDLMDVQDKESSLKFMVREENGKVVELLMISGSKSEFTLLSMLGNFTYQDLNMLAENTDLPGMNEYNSGKKKDK; translated from the coding sequence ATGAAAAAATGGATAAGCATAATCGTGTTGGTAATGATGGCATCTGCAGCACAGGCGCAGGATGATGCCATTGTGAAGTTCTTCTCCAAGTACATGGAGAACGATGAATTTAGCAGGGTTTATATAAGTCCAAAGATGATGCAGATGGCCGGTGGTTTTCTGAAATCAGCTGCCGATGAAGGTAATGACAAGGATGCCCAGGAGATGGGGCAGCTGATAAGTAAAGTCAGGGGAATCCGGATCTTGAGCGGAGAAAAAGTAGATGGTAAACGATTGTACCAAGAGGCCATGGGTACACTGACACAAAACAAGTACGAAGACCTCATGGATGTGCAGGACAAGGAGAGTAGCCTGAAGTTTATGGTGCGGGAGGAAAATGGCAAGGTGGTGGAGCTGTTGATGATCTCCGGCTCAAAGAGTGAGTTTACGCTACTGAGTATGCTGGGGAATTTTACTTACCAGGACCTTAATATGCTGGCAGAAAATACCGATTTGCCAGGAATGAATGAATATAATTCAGGAAAGAAAAAAGATAAATAG
- a CDS encoding RNA polymerase sigma factor codes for MKTFFEAYIWSLRSKLYRMAYLWLKNRDEAEDAVQEALEKAWYQREMLQKMDNPTGWMVRVVKNQSLQKLRDKQRWVVIESEESLPEIAVDEVDEVSPAVRMVFRFLKELPEKQQEVFQLREVEGLTYEEIAEYMEISMEQVKVNMFRARKKLQSFLTNQRK; via the coding sequence ATGAAGACATTTTTTGAAGCATATATCTGGTCCTTGCGAAGCAAACTATACCGCATGGCTTATCTCTGGCTAAAGAACCGGGATGAAGCCGAAGATGCGGTGCAAGAAGCGCTGGAAAAGGCCTGGTACCAGCGTGAAATGCTTCAAAAGATGGACAATCCCACAGGATGGATGGTGCGAGTGGTGAAAAATCAAAGTTTGCAGAAACTGCGGGACAAGCAGAGGTGGGTGGTGATCGAATCCGAAGAATCTTTACCGGAAATTGCGGTCGATGAAGTGGATGAGGTCTCTCCGGCTGTGAGGATGGTCTTTAGGTTTCTGAAGGAACTTCCCGAAAAGCAGCAGGAAGTTTTCCAGCTAAGGGAGGTAGAAGGGCTGACATATGAAGAGATTGCCGAATATATGGAAATTTCCATGGAGCAAGTAAAAGTAAACATGTTCAGGGCCCGAAAAAAGCTGCAATCGTTTTTAACAAATCAACGGAAATGA